Proteins encoded by one window of Lycium barbarum isolate Lr01 chromosome 11, ASM1917538v2, whole genome shotgun sequence:
- the LOC132619859 gene encoding uncharacterized protein LOC132619859, with protein MQIQMISKELIVAGFTMEESTQALILKDISDEEVHSSNCNLQLVGYYPQRVADAEQRNLALAIIHDIRDMQPLNVAVRVSPNKALHDVISHKLQEEHDAEGDAIDMKLQQVCVEAGLSPKSQSKGPKKGRKQNSEVPQTRQIQNYRRKLRMPYANSNCNGKIWFFVQDNVDVEVLLDTEQYITVKLQFQDFNKEMVVTIVYAKCSEVERMQLWDILYLLASNMTAPWLVGGDFNVILNEEEKIGGLPVLPQEYEDFAFCLNSCELHEMPFKGIPFTWWNGRVANDCIFKRLDRIVHNDTFQNWFGHLEVEHLSRTGSDHAPLLVSCGDQVEQDTFLDFVKQQWETALTDDVFLSFKLKMKKLKTALSIWSKNTFGDIFKQLVIREEIVKIKEQLFEENPSEENRMVMQRAQAELKLYLHYEEEFWRQKARMYCFSEGDKNTRYLHSLVKGRIKRIQIKRIKDDAGNWIEDVQSVAAQAVNFFHKQFTYEGVSEDSTIFNHIQELISGEDNKLLAEQPTMEEVKKAVFELNGDSACGPDGFSGIYYQKCWEVVKDDVYCVVKAFFEGQTLPKSITHTNLVLLPKKNVVEAFSDMRPISLSNFINKVISRVVHDRLDKLLTKVISPNQSGFVKGRNIMENVLLTQEIVTDIRKRGKTANVVIKLDMAKAYDRVSWLYLCKVMGKMGFSSFFIDLIWRLLANNWYSVLLNGQAHGFFHSTRGVKQRDPLSPALFIIAAEDDTIIFSSVDNQSLQMIMNTLQEYEKVSGQLINKSKSSFYMFSKVSHELSQQVATVIGFVRGQFPFTYLGVPITHARKRKVDYTELLKKVKDSLQTWKGKLLSYRGKAVLITSVLQSIPIHVLSAIRPPKCVTKELHRIFARFFWNTKEEGRCRHWAAWLNMCIPKHERGLGFRSIHDISKALCAKLWWKFRTTSSLWANFVWNKYCKKQIPQVVQWKGGSQVWKIMLEARESIEQEIWWEPNIGSSNIWFDNWTKLGALSYVVPQSWQINEHAEDVSELMTDGGWNVNKLMQLFPEDIVQHILQEIDIKHASNE; from the exons ATGCAGATACAGATGATCAGCAAAGAATTGATAGTAGCAGGATTCACTATG GAGGAGTCTACTCAAGCATTAATTCTGAAGGATATTTCTGATGAGGAGGTACATAGCTCTAACTGTAACTTGCAGTTGGTTGGCTATTATCCTCAGAGAGTTGCTGATGCTGAACAAAGGAATTTAGCCTTGGCCATTATTCATGATATTAGAGATATGCAGCCTCTGAATGTTGCTGTAAGGGTATCACCTAACAAAGCTTTACATGATGTAATCTCTCACAAGTTACAGGAGGAACATGATGCTGAGGGTGATGCTATTGATATGAAACTACAGCAGGTGTGTGTAGAGGCAGGATTATCTCCAAAATCACAAAGCAAAGGTCCaaagaaaggaagaaagcaaAATTCAGAGGTTCCTCAAACT AGGCAAATTCAGAATTATAGAAGGAAACTTCGAATGCCTTATGCTAATTCCAACTGTAATGGAAAAATCTGGTTCTTTGTGCAAGACAATGTTGATGTTGAGGTTCTATTGGATACTGAGCAGTATATTACTGTAAAGCTGCAGTTTCAAGACTTCAATAAAGAAATGGTGGTTACAATAGTGTATGCTAAATGTTCAGAAGTGGAGAGAATGCAGTTGTGGGACATTTTATACCTCTTGGCTAGTAATATGACAGCTCCTTGGCTGGTTGGTGGAGATTTCAATGTTATATTGAATGAAGAAGAGAAAATAGGAGGTCTACCAGTTTTGCCACAAGAATATGAAGACTTTGCCTTTTGTCTGAATTCCTGTGAGTTGCATGAGATGCCTTTCAAAGGGATTCCtttcacctggtggaatggtAGGGTTGCTAATGACTGCATCTTTAAGAGATTGGACAGGATTGTACATAATGATACATTTCAGAATTGGTTTGGACACTTAGAAGTGGAACATTTGTCAAggactggttctgatcatgcaccattACTTGTATCATGTGGAGATCAA GTGGAACAGGatacttttcttgattttgttaagcAGCAATGGGAAACAGCCTTAACTGATGATGTATTTCTGTCATTTAAGCTCAAAATGAAGAAACTGAAAACTGCTTTAAGTATATGGAGTAAGAATACTTTTGGggacatttttaaacaacttgTTATCAGAGAGGAAATAGTTAAGATTAAAGAGCAGTTGTTTGAGGAAAATCCATCagaagaaaatagaatggtcatgcaaagggcacaagcAGAACTTAAGCTGTATCTTCACTATGAGGAGgaattctggaggcaaaaagcCAGGATGTATTGTTTTTCTGAAGGTGATAAGAATACAAGATACTTACATAGTCTGGTAAAAGGAAGAATAAAAAGAATCCAGATTAAGAGGATTAAAGATGATGCTGGTAATTGGATTGAGGATGTTCAGAGTGTTGCTGCTCAAGCTGTCAACTTCTTCCATAAGCAATTTACTTATGAAGGGGTTAGTGAAGATTCTACAATTTTTAATCATATTCAAGAGCTGATCAGTGGGGAGGATAATAAACTACTTGCTGAACAACCTACTATGGAGGAAGTAAAGAAGGCTGTATTTGAATTAAATGGGGACAGTGCCTGTGGCCCTGATGGATTTTCTGGTATATattatcagaagtgttgggaggtgGTAAAGGATGATGTATATTGTGTTGTTAAAGCTTTCTTTGAAGGACAGACTCTTCCCAAGTCCATCACTCACACTAATCTGGTTTTGCTACCAAAGAAGAATGTTGTTGAGGCATTTtctgatatgagacctataagtcTTAGCAACTTTATCAATAAGGTCATATCAAGAGTAGTTCATGACAGACTAGACAAACTACTTACAAAGGTGATCTCTCCAAATCAATCTGGTTTTGTTAAGGGCAGGAATATAATGGAGAATGTGTtgttgacacaagaaattgtaactgatataaggaagagaggaaaaacaGCAAATGTTGTGATCAAGTTAGATATGgcaaaagcatatgatagggtctcatgGTTGTACCTATGTAAAGTGATGGGAAAGATGggattttcttcatttttcattgACCTTATATGGAGGTtgttggcaaataattggtattctgttCTCCTAAATGGCCAGGCACATGGTTTCTTCCATTCTACAAGGGGTGTCAAGCAAAGGGATCCACTGTCTCCTGCTCTTTTCATTATTGCTGCAGAAG atgatacaatcatTTTTTCTTCAGTAGATAACCAATCTTTACAGATGATCATGAATACTCTACAGGAATATGAGAAAGTATCTGGACAGCtgataaacaagagcaaaagttCATTTTATATGTTCAGCAAAGTATCACATGAGTTAAGTCAGCAGGTTGCAACAGTTATAGGATTTGTGAGAGGacaatttccttttacatatcttggagtaccAATCACTCATGCCAGAAAAAGAAAAGTGGATTATACTGAATTATTGAAGAAAGTCAAAGACAGTTTACAAACTTGGAAAGGCAAGTTATTATCTTATAGAGGAAAAGCAGTGTTGATTACAAGTGTCCTTCAAAGTATTCCAATTCATGTTTTATCTGCTATAaggcctcctaaatgtgttaCAAAGGAGTTACACAGGATCTTTGCCAGGTTCTTTTGGAATACTAAGGAGGAAGGTAGATGCAGACATTGGGCAGCTTGGCTTAACATGTGTATTCCCAAACATGAAAGAGGTTTGGGTTTCAGGTCTATCCATGACATATCCAAAGCTTTATGTGCTAAACTatggtggaagtttagaaccactagttcTCTCTGGGCTAATTTCGTGTGGAATAAATACTGCAAAAAACAAATTCCTCAGGTGGTTCAATGGAAGGGAGGGTCACAAGTCTGGAAGATTATGTTGGAAGCAAGGGAAAGTATAGAACAGGAAATATGGTGGGAGCCAAATATTGGAAGTTCAAAcatttggtttgacaattggactaagCTAGGTGCTCTTAGTTATGTGGTTCCCCAGTCCTGGCAAATCAATGAGCATGCAGAAGATGTTTCTGAACTTATGACAGATGGAGGATGGAATGTCAACAAACTCATGCAGTTGTTTCCTGAAGATATTGTGCAACATATATTACAGGAAATTGACATTAAACATGCATCAAATGAATAG